From a region of the Salvelinus alpinus chromosome 2, SLU_Salpinus.1, whole genome shotgun sequence genome:
- the LOC139548097 gene encoding zinc finger protein ZFP2-like isoform X2, whose amino-acid sequence MSSLNYSLPGEEETVCWTEKEAVIKEEEEEKDVTIQKQVEGEVVTLKEEEEDVTVKEEAFRVKEEEGVTVKDEEDSVYEVKVEDGEFTVSSEEEEEEETGYLGPISQTQFKASCGSKDELSHKMVLRNRAVITTGKRRDCPGSSGEPQQPHDAKKAEKSLSRSELLNKHLQRSTGKRTHCCSDCGKRFTSSGIKIHQRTHTGEKPCSCDQCGNSFSQSGDLTVHQRTHTGEKSYSCVQCGKSFGRSCHLTQHLRIHTGENSYSCGQCGKSFAAYSILTLHQRIHTGEKSYSCDQCGKSFSRSGDLTVHQRTHTGEKPYSCVQCGKSFGQSCHLTQHLRIHTGEKPYSCGQCGKSFAAYSILTQHQRIHTGKKPYSCDQCGKSFSRTGDLTVHQRTHTGEKPYSCDQCGKSFSRSGDLTVHQRTHTGEKPYSCCQCGKSFGRSRDLTLHQRIHTGEKPYSCDQCGKCFTTSNHLTQHQRTHTGEKPYSCDQCGTSFIQSGHLTVHKRTHTGEKSYSCDQCGKSFSRSGDLTVHQRIHTGEKPHSCGLCDKKYSDKRSLIKHQKIHGVIS is encoded by the exons atgagttcactaaattACTCTCTTCCTGGTGAAGAAGAgacggtctgctggacggagaaagaagctgtcatcaaagaggaggaggaagagaaggatgttacaatacaaaaacaagtagagggtgaggttgttaccctgaaagaagaagaggaagacgttacagtgaaagaagaggcgttcagagtgaaagaggaggagggtgttACAGTTAAAGATGAGGAGGATTCAGTTTATGAAGTGAAAGTGGAGGATGGGGAGTTTACGGTCTcatcggaagaagaggaggaggaagaaactggatatctgggcccgatttcccaaacgcaatttaaggcatcctgtggttctaaagatgaacttagccataagatggttttgagaaaccgggccgtgattaccactg GAAAGAGACGTGACTGtcctggatcctctggggagcctcaacaacctcatgatgctaaaaaggcagagaagagtctctccagatcagaactcctcaataaacacctgcagagatccacagggaagagaactcactgctgctctgactgtgggaagagattcacctcatcaggcattaaaattcatcagaggacacacacaggagagaaaccttgtagctgtgatcaatgtgggaatagttttagtcaatctggagatctgacagtacaccagagaacacacacaggagagaaatcttatagctgtgttcaatgtgggaagagttttggtagaTCTTGCCATCTGACTCAACAtctgagaatacacacaggagagaattcttatagctgtggtcaatgtgggaagagttttgctgcatATAGcattctgactctacaccagagaatacacacaggagagaaatcttatagctgtgatcaatgtggaaagagttttagtcgatctggagatctgacagtgcaccagagaacacacacaggagagaaaccttatagctgtgttcaatgtgggaagagttttggtcaatcttgcCATCTGACTCAACAtctgagaatacacacaggagagaaaccttatagctgtggtcaatgtgggaagagttttgctgcatATAGCAttctgactcaacaccagagaatacacacaggaaagaaaccttatagctgtgatcaatgtgggaagagttttagtcgaactggagatctgacagtgcaccagagaacacacacaggagagaaaccttatagctgtgatcaatgtgggaagagttttagtcgatctggagatctgacagtgcaccagagaacacacacaggagagaaaccttatagctgttgtcaatgtgggaagagttttggtcgatctagagatctgactctacaccagagaatacacacaggagagaaaccttacagctgtgatcaatgtgggaagtgttttactacatctaaccatctgactcaacaccagagaacccacacgggagagaaaccatatagctgtgatcaatgtgggacgAGTTTTATTCAATCTGGCCATCTGACTGtacacaagagaacacacacaggagagaaatcttatagctgtgatcaatgtgggaagagctttAGTCGATctggagatctgacagtgcaccagagaatacacacaggagagaagcctcatAGCTGTGGTCTGTGTGACAAGaaatactctgataaaagatctctgatcaaacatcagaaaatacatggagTTATTTCATGA
- the LOC139552300 gene encoding zinc finger protein ZFP2-like has translation MNSYQPREIRDYRGSSGEPQQPHYADEAEKSLSRSEHLNKHLQRSTGKRTHCCSDCGKRFTSSGIKIHQRTHTGEKPYSCDQCGKSFSQSGDLTVHQRTHTGEKPYSCVQCGKSFGRSCHLTQHLIIHTGEKSYSCGQCGKSFTASSNLTIHQRTHTGEKPYSCGQCGKSFTASSNLTIHQRIHTGEKPYSCVQCGKSFTASSNLTIHQRIHTGEKPYSCVQCGKSFTASSNLTIHQRTHTGEKPYNCDQCGKSFVTSRNLTLHQRRHTGEKLNSCDECGKSFTTSAYLTVHQRTHTGEKPYSCDQCGKSFTTSGSLTLHQRTHTGEKPYSCNQCVKSFVTSGQLNVHQRKHT, from the exons Atgaacagttaccagccaa gagagatacgggactatcgtggatcttctggggagcctcaacaacctcattatgctgacgaggcagagaagagtctctccagatcagaacacctcaataaacacctgcagagatccacagggaagagaactcactgctgctctgactgtgggaagagattcacctcatcaggcattaaaattcatcagagaacacacacaggagagaaaccttatagctgtgatcaatgtgggaagagttttagtcaatctggagatctgacagtacaccagagaacacacacaggagagaaaccttatagctgtgttcaatgtgggaagagttttggtagaTCTTGCCATCTGACTCAACATCTgataatacacacaggagagaaatcttatagctgtggtcaatgtgggaagagttttactgcatctagcaatctgactatacaccagagaacacacacaggagagaaaccttatagctgtggtcaatgtgggaagagttttactgcatctagcaatctgactatacaccagagaatacacacaggagagaaaccttatagctgtgttcaatgtgggaagagttttactgcatctagcaatctgactatacaccagagaatacacacaggagagaaaccttatagctgtgttcaatgtgggaagagttttactgcatctagcaatctgactatacaccagagaacacacacaggagagaaaccttataactgtgatcaatgtgggaagagttttgttacatctagaaatctgactttacaccagagaagacacacaggagagaaattgaatagctgtgatgaatgtgggaagagttttactacttctgcctatctgacagtgcaccagagaacacacacaggagagaaaccgtatagctgtgatcaatgtgggaagagttttactacatctggctctctgactttacaccagagaacacacacaggagagaaaccttatagctgtaatcaatgtgtgaagagttttgttacatctgGGCAGCTGAATGtacaccagagaaaacacacataa